Proteins encoded by one window of Chloroflexota bacterium:
- a CDS encoding mechanosensitive ion channel, with protein METTLSSTVFEFFRMAGLAVVIAAAGYIISELALIRVVRNLLARFMNGTWVDFISGLVRLSLFLLTGKIIIEMTGTAGALVVIVTAVTGAFAIGSERLASDIVSGVKLMFLRYYDVDEYVTLGNYFGKVIEINMSATSLLTIDKDKIIIPNSEAVNGTLINHSRVSGYRIKIRIPVRGIHDRVVVLRVLEETASQFEGRLDGDSYRPVVIFDGIGADTNFYEVWTYVAKWPDTVYKASDLRLKLVQALEAKGITVGLAPVYALNPGTKV; from the coding sequence ATGGAAACTACACTATCTTCAACTGTTTTTGAGTTTTTTCGCATGGCAGGTCTGGCAGTTGTGATCGCGGCTGCCGGTTATATAATTTCTGAATTAGCATTGATCCGCGTGGTACGAAATTTACTTGCACGCTTTATGAATGGCACCTGGGTAGATTTTATCTCTGGGCTGGTACGCTTGAGTCTTTTCCTGCTGACGGGCAAGATCATCATAGAGATGACAGGCACAGCCGGAGCGCTGGTTGTAATCGTCACAGCCGTAACGGGCGCGTTTGCCATTGGCTCTGAACGTTTGGCTTCAGATATTGTTTCGGGCGTTAAGCTGATGTTTTTGCGTTATTATGATGTTGATGAATATGTCACATTGGGAAATTACTTTGGCAAAGTCATCGAAATTAATATGAGCGCAACCAGCCTGCTGACCATTGATAAAGACAAAATCATTATCCCAAACTCAGAAGCCGTCAATGGAACGCTGATCAATCATTCGCGAGTTTCCGGTTATCGGATTAAAATACGAATCCCCGTACGCGGTATACATGACCGTGTGGTTGTTTTGCGTGTGCTTGAAGAAACGGCTTCTCAATTTGAAGGTCGTTTGGATGGCGATAGTTACCGGCCAGTGGTGATTTTCGATGGTATCGGCGCGGATACAAATTTCTATGAAGTTTGGACCTATGTCGCTAAATGGCCTGATACAGTTTATAAAGCCAGCGATTTGCGTTTGAAACTGGTGCAAGCTTTGGAGGCTAAAGGTATTACAGTTGGTTTGGCGCCGGTCTATGCTCTGAACCCGGGCACGAAGGTATAG
- a CDS encoding DUF488 domain-containing protein: protein MFYRQKVLLSLLEVFGGTLPNTDFEKLLFLYCKRTKSTHYDFFPYKYGGFSFISYYDKRKLTEKGYLVAVDKFQISQQTKSCLSQLKPSDRRAIKIFAATTRNLRGKELVRTAYREYPEYTRKSEIASQILDNEEYERVTEVWQIGIEPVLMTIGYEGMSIDAYLNKLIENNVTALVDVRKNPISRKFGFSKRILNNYVNKAGLEYYHLPDLGIASHLRKDLNGPASYQTLFELYEKQILPEQKSALKMLKTITQVQKRIALTCFEADHTMCHRQKLVEVLQQDLVSFYPINHL from the coding sequence ATGTTTTATCGTCAGAAAGTGCTACTCTCTTTGCTTGAGGTGTTTGGTGGAACACTGCCTAATACAGATTTCGAAAAACTGCTCTTTTTGTATTGTAAAAGAACAAAATCGACGCATTATGATTTTTTTCCATACAAATATGGAGGATTTAGTTTCATCTCTTATTATGACAAAAGAAAACTTACTGAAAAAGGCTATCTTGTGGCCGTCGATAAATTTCAGATATCCCAACAGACGAAGTCGTGTCTTAGCCAATTAAAACCTTCAGATAGACGTGCTATAAAAATATTTGCAGCCACAACGAGAAATTTGCGTGGAAAAGAACTTGTGCGAACGGCTTATCGAGAATATCCTGAATATACGCGGAAAAGCGAAATTGCTTCACAGATCCTCGATAACGAAGAATATGAACGTGTAACAGAAGTCTGGCAAATTGGAATTGAGCCAGTCTTAATGACAATAGGCTACGAGGGAATGTCTATTGATGCTTATCTTAATAAGCTAATTGAAAACAATGTAACTGCACTTGTTGATGTTCGTAAAAACCCAATTTCAAGAAAATTTGGTTTTTCAAAAAGAATTTTGAATAATTATGTTAATAAAGCAGGGTTGGAGTATTACCATTTGCCAGATTTAGGCATCGCATCTCATTTGCGAAAGGATTTGAATGGGCCTGCATCCTACCAAACGCTTTTTGAGTTGTATGAGAAGCAAATACTGCCAGAGCAAAAAAGTGCTTTGAAGATGCTTAAAACTATTACCCAAGTGCAAAAAAGAATTGCTTTAACTTGTTTTGAAGCAGACCACACGATGTGTCATCGTCAAAAACTTGTTGAAGTTTTACAACAAGATTTAGTATCTTTTTATCCTATAAACCACTTATAA
- a CDS encoding M23 family metallopeptidase → MEYSNRKRKSNLIRSLVVASATTTIIATGGFGTLPENNLTADFQQVVMDVIPYDLTQYLEPYLYVTPTPRAQEPALSESDFPISLPIGPSGRDTIDPNERFGQPQNQQLAQNGVDFVNSAGTPVLAAASGRVLHAGADAEGQFSPFPELYGLAVVMEHSLPGYAQPVYTLYAHLSQVDVESGQQLDVGETLGLVGSTGHTTGSELHFEVRYGENKHSNARNPELWLIQFDDDGETENGALAGRILDENGDLVDVNVVVQPLGEVDVNPMDLHTYVDKRLRLQPPWGEAFAVGNLPPGEYKLSFVLPGVGYQSHVVEIVSGRVTEWEWVKP, encoded by the coding sequence GTGGAATACTCCAATCGCAAGAGAAAATCGAATTTGATTCGCTCGTTGGTCGTGGCCTCGGCGACAACCACGATTATTGCCACCGGGGGTTTTGGCACACTGCCCGAAAATAATCTCACGGCCGATTTTCAGCAGGTCGTGATGGATGTTATACCCTATGACCTTACGCAGTATTTAGAGCCATACCTGTATGTGACGCCAACGCCTCGGGCGCAGGAACCAGCATTGAGTGAGTCCGATTTTCCCATCTCCTTGCCGATTGGCCCCTCGGGGCGTGATACGATTGATCCAAATGAACGTTTTGGACAGCCGCAAAATCAACAACTGGCCCAAAATGGTGTCGATTTTGTCAACTCGGCGGGTACGCCGGTTTTGGCTGCCGCATCGGGGCGCGTACTGCATGCCGGGGCAGATGCAGAAGGTCAGTTTAGCCCCTTCCCGGAGTTGTATGGGTTGGCTGTTGTGATGGAACATTCGTTGCCTGGGTACGCCCAGCCGGTGTATACGCTGTATGCCCATCTTTCGCAGGTTGATGTGGAGTCTGGGCAACAGCTTGATGTGGGCGAGACGCTGGGGCTGGTAGGATCAACCGGGCATACCACTGGCAGCGAATTACACTTTGAAGTCCGCTACGGTGAGAATAAGCATAGTAATGCTCGTAACCCGGAGTTATGGTTGATTCAGTTCGACGATGATGGGGAGACAGAGAACGGCGCACTGGCCGGACGCATTCTGGACGAAAATGGTGATCTGGTAGATGTAAATGTGGTGGTTCAGCCCTTGGGGGAGGTGGATGTGAACCCGATGGATTTGCACACGTATGTGGATAAACGCTTGCGGTTACAACCCCCGTGGGGAGAGGCTTTCGCGGTTGGCAACCTGCCCCCGGGAGAATACAAGCTCAGCTTCGTCCTGCCCGGTGTGGGCTATCAGAGCCATGTTGTAGAAATCGTTTCGGGCCGTGTGACGGAATGGGAGTGGGTGAAACCTTAA
- a CDS encoding DUF711 family protein, protein MKIRSITFFCNPHWPLDDNSITQAGNFVGAARQAFANAGYEVQTARLATVPFPELVPSLVVDKVVEFAQQLERAAVLLGFDYIAIGPAQPDDLRAYALIPEVLAATENIFASALMSSPQVGVSLPAVRACAEIIERLAPQDPNGFANLYFAALANVPPGAPFFPAAYHVGDAPAFALALESADLAVEAFSQAANLADARQNLISAIEIHAQNLTQVAKNLAIFQPANIPTPVFGGIDFSLAPYPEEALSLGTAFERLGVPAVGLHGSLAAAAIIADTIDKAKFARAGFSGLMLPVLEDFTLAARAEQGVLTLKDMLLYSAVCGTGLDTIPLPGDTTAAQLAPVLLDLAALAQRLNKPLTARLMPIPGKHAGDVTSFDFPFFANSRVMALDAAPLESHLAGDDAFFLNARKA, encoded by the coding sequence ATGAAAATCCGCTCGATTACATTTTTTTGCAATCCCCACTGGCCGCTGGATGATAATTCAATAACTCAGGCAGGAAATTTTGTTGGCGCCGCGCGGCAGGCTTTCGCCAATGCCGGCTACGAAGTGCAAACCGCACGTCTGGCAACGGTACCCTTTCCCGAATTGGTGCCCTCACTGGTTGTGGATAAAGTGGTTGAATTTGCACAGCAATTGGAGCGCGCCGCCGTGCTCCTGGGTTTTGACTATATCGCCATTGGCCCGGCGCAGCCTGATGATTTGCGTGCCTACGCCCTGATCCCTGAAGTGTTGGCAGCCACCGAGAATATTTTCGCGTCGGCGTTGATGAGTTCGCCGCAAGTTGGCGTTTCGCTGCCTGCTGTGCGCGCCTGCGCCGAGATTATCGAGCGCCTGGCTCCCCAAGACCCCAACGGATTTGCGAATTTGTACTTTGCCGCTCTGGCAAATGTGCCGCCCGGCGCGCCCTTCTTCCCGGCGGCCTATCATGTCGGTGACGCGCCTGCCTTCGCTCTGGCCCTCGAATCTGCCGATCTGGCTGTCGAAGCTTTCTCCCAGGCTGCCAATCTCGCCGATGCCCGCCAAAACCTGATCTCTGCTATTGAAATCCACGCTCAAAACCTCACACAAGTTGCTAAAAATCTGGCAATTTTCCAACCTGCCAACATTCCAACGCCAGTATTTGGCGGCATTGATTTTTCCCTTGCCCCTTACCCCGAAGAAGCCCTCTCCTTGGGGACAGCCTTCGAGCGTCTGGGGGTCCCGGCGGTAGGGTTGCATGGTTCACTGGCCGCCGCAGCGATTATTGCCGATACCATCGACAAAGCGAAGTTCGCGCGCGCCGGGTTCAGCGGCCTGATGCTGCCCGTGCTGGAAGACTTTACCCTGGCGGCCCGCGCCGAACAGGGCGTGCTGACGCTGAAAGATATGCTGCTTTACTCGGCAGTTTGCGGCACCGGCCTGGATACGATCCCTTTGCCCGGCGACACCACAGCCGCTCAACTTGCCCCGGTGCTGCTCGATTTGGCGGCACTGGCCCAACGCCTGAACAAACCCCTCACCGCCCGCCTGATGCCCATTCCGGGGAAACACGCTGGCGATGTCACTAGTTTCGATTTTCCTTTCTTTGCCAATAGTCGCGTTATGGCGCTGGATGCTGCGCCGTTAGAAAGCCATTTAGCGGGGGACGATGCTTTTTTTCTGAACGCAAGGAAAGCATAA
- a CDS encoding RNA methyltransferase gives MLTSTTNPKIKQIRALQARARSRREAGAFVIEGVRLVEEAIAAEWQTQYVLYTPGLDERGDDIITTYQQRGVEIIPVSPGVMQHASDTQTPQGILAVLSLKSLPAPIDADFILILDGVRDPGNMGTLLRTALAAGTDAVWLHPGVVDAYSPKVVRAAMGAHFRLPIETVSWEDVQKRAASLDLTLFLADSAEGQPYTGAAFERPLGLILGGEAHGASDQAWAVNPQPVHIPMPGRVESLNAAIAGAILLFEVARQRA, from the coding sequence ATGCTCACTTCAACCACGAATCCCAAAATCAAACAAATTCGAGCCTTACAAGCGCGGGCGCGCAGTCGCCGCGAAGCGGGCGCCTTCGTTATTGAAGGTGTGCGCCTCGTGGAAGAGGCAATTGCAGCAGAGTGGCAGACCCAATACGTACTCTATACTCCCGGATTAGATGAGCGCGGTGATGACATTATTACCACCTATCAGCAGCGCGGCGTGGAAATAATTCCGGTTAGCCCTGGAGTTATGCAGCACGCCAGCGATACACAGACTCCCCAGGGAATTTTGGCCGTTTTGTCGCTGAAATCTCTGCCTGCCCCTATCGATGCTGATTTTATTTTGATTCTGGATGGTGTGCGCGACCCTGGCAATATGGGAACCTTGCTGCGCACGGCGCTGGCAGCCGGAACCGATGCCGTGTGGCTGCACCCAGGGGTTGTGGACGCCTACTCGCCAAAAGTAGTACGCGCGGCAATGGGTGCACATTTTCGTCTGCCAATCGAAACCGTGTCCTGGGAAGATGTCCAAAAACGCGCTGCTTCGTTAGACCTCACCTTGTTTCTAGCCGACTCCGCGGAGGGACAGCCCTACACTGGGGCCGCGTTTGAGCGTCCACTGGGGCTGATTTTGGGAGGCGAGGCGCACGGGGCCAGCGATCAGGCCTGGGCGGTGAACCCGCAGCCGGTACACATCCCCATGCCGGGCCGCGTCGAGTCGCTCAATGCCGCCATCGCCGGAGCGATCCTGCTCTTCGAAGTTGCCCGTCAACGCGCTTGA
- a CDS encoding helix-turn-helix transcriptional regulator — translation MKYFFLSLLSRQPTHGYDILQTYHNLFADVLPPLNAGQIYTTLSRLERDGLVEKFSVEQDNKPNKQVYELTDAGHQVLLAWFAEPLSGPRLRDNFYLKLVSAGMTDFMPTHQLIADQRRQYLQSLHDLNLLALQPDISADASKLLLIQGAVLHLKADLEWLDLCEDVYLNQE, via the coding sequence ATGAAATATTTTTTTCTCTCTCTGCTTTCCCGCCAACCCACTCATGGCTATGATATTTTGCAAACCTACCATAATCTGTTTGCAGATGTTTTGCCGCCCCTGAATGCCGGGCAAATCTATACCACCCTCTCGCGCCTGGAGCGCGATGGGTTGGTGGAAAAATTCTCCGTAGAACAAGATAATAAACCCAATAAACAGGTATACGAATTGACCGACGCGGGTCATCAGGTATTGCTGGCCTGGTTTGCCGAGCCGCTCAGCGGTCCGCGCCTCCGCGATAATTTCTATCTTAAGTTGGTTAGCGCCGGGATGACCGATTTCATGCCTACACACCAGCTAATCGCCGACCAGCGCCGCCAATACCTTCAATCGTTGCACGATCTCAATCTGCTCGCGCTCCAGCCCGATATTTCTGCTGACGCGTCCAAGTTGCTGCTTATCCAGGGGGCGGTACTACACCTCAAGGCCGACCTGGAATGGCTGGATTTATGTGAAGATGTATATCTGAATCAGGAGTAG
- a CDS encoding ABC transporter ATP-binding protein — protein MSTFFLQTKKISKIYKHNGGEVQALRDVDLDIRVGELVAVMGPSGSGKSTLLHILGGLDNPTSGEVWVAGQQIDNMSEARRAILRRKQIGFVFQAFNLIGNMSVGDNIELPAMVAGSPASQARQRRDGLLHDLGMKDRARHIPAQLSGGERQRVALARALVNQPAVLLADEPTGNLDSRTAFDVLRLLRQTHQQGQTILIVTHDPNVASIAQRVIFMKDGQITSETILREQHDARALLTEMLDMEA, from the coding sequence ATGTCAACGTTCTTCTTGCAAACCAAAAAAATTTCAAAAATCTATAAGCATAACGGCGGCGAAGTCCAGGCCCTGCGAGATGTCGATTTAGATATCCGCGTCGGGGAGTTGGTGGCGGTGATGGGGCCAAGTGGCAGCGGTAAATCCACCCTATTGCATATCCTGGGCGGCCTGGATAACCCGACCTCCGGGGAAGTCTGGGTGGCCGGGCAGCAAATTGACAATATGAGCGAAGCCCGACGCGCCATTTTGCGCCGCAAGCAGATTGGCTTTGTCTTCCAGGCCTTTAACCTGATTGGCAATATGAGTGTGGGTGACAATATCGAACTACCTGCGATGGTGGCCGGATCACCGGCGAGTCAGGCACGCCAGCGCCGAGATGGACTTTTGCATGATTTGGGGATGAAAGACAGAGCGCGTCATATCCCCGCGCAACTCTCCGGCGGTGAGCGTCAGCGGGTTGCACTGGCACGCGCCCTGGTCAATCAGCCCGCCGTGCTGCTGGCCGATGAACCCACTGGCAACCTGGATAGCAGAACCGCCTTCGATGTACTGCGCCTGCTGCGCCAGACTCACCAGCAAGGGCAGACCATCCTCATCGTTACGCATGATCCCAATGTCGCCAGCATTGCCCAGCGGGTGATCTTTATGAAAGACGGGCAAATTACCAGCGAGACAATTCTCCGGGAGCAGCACGATGCCCGGGCTTTGCTCACCGAGATGCTCGATATGGAGGCCTGA
- a CDS encoding MFS transporter, which yields MNRPIRWHDYITINIYWLGIMAVSQANGLIQPLLVQRFISQEQQGTYYGNMRLYSLMTALLVQALAGMLSDRNMSKWGRRRPYILAGALLNVIFLFAMSASPGYWFLFTAVVLVQLASNLSHGAQQGLIPDLVPEDRRGRFSGIKAVLELLPVIIIALTIGPMIAVGNMLGGIAVVVLILLLTAGITMFVREQPLAEKPAQLEWKSFGRLAAMTLLFLVIILLSGETVQYIGKLFDPAAALSTQVFVMGLVGLVGMLIAVFFGVYGSIQVSIGRQAASTNPAFTWWVINRLAFLVGANNLAAFAVYFLQGRLGLEGDAAAGPASTLKLVVGVLILVFALPSGWLADKVGRKRLVALSGILATAGTVILLLSPTLNVIMIGGSIVGAGIGMFFATSWALGTDIVPKRAAGKFLGISNLAGAGAGAVGAYIGGPIADYFTIHFPQLPGLGYMVIFGIYAALFLISTIVLIKVPEPRI from the coding sequence ATGAATCGCCCTATCCGTTGGCACGACTACATCACCATCAATATTTATTGGCTCGGCATTATGGCTGTATCCCAGGCCAACGGTCTGATCCAGCCTTTGCTGGTGCAGCGCTTTATCAGCCAGGAGCAGCAGGGAACCTACTATGGCAATATGCGCCTTTATTCCCTGATGACAGCCTTATTGGTGCAGGCTCTCGCCGGAATGCTCTCGGATCGCAATATGTCCAAATGGGGTCGGCGGCGACCCTATATTCTCGCTGGCGCATTGCTCAACGTGATTTTCCTCTTTGCTATGAGTGCCTCGCCAGGCTATTGGTTCCTGTTTACAGCAGTGGTGCTGGTGCAACTCGCTTCCAATCTCTCGCATGGCGCGCAACAGGGCCTTATCCCCGATCTGGTTCCCGAAGACCGTCGCGGCCGCTTTTCCGGGATCAAAGCCGTGCTGGAATTGCTGCCCGTGATTATCATTGCACTGACGATTGGCCCCATGATTGCCGTTGGCAATATGCTCGGCGGTATCGCAGTTGTGGTTCTAATTTTATTGCTCACCGCGGGCATCACCATGTTTGTGCGTGAACAACCTTTGGCAGAAAAACCGGCACAGCTAGAGTGGAAATCCTTTGGACGGTTAGCTGCCATGACCCTGTTGTTTCTGGTCATAATCTTGTTGTCGGGTGAAACTGTGCAGTATATTGGTAAACTGTTTGATCCCGCCGCCGCGCTTTCCACGCAAGTGTTTGTGATGGGGCTGGTTGGCCTGGTCGGGATGTTGATTGCGGTTTTTTTTGGCGTATACGGGAGCATCCAGGTCAGCATTGGGCGGCAAGCGGCGAGTACAAATCCGGCATTTACCTGGTGGGTTATTAATCGACTGGCGTTTTTGGTGGGCGCCAATAATCTGGCTGCATTTGCGGTTTATTTTCTTCAGGGACGCTTGGGTCTCGAGGGGGATGCTGCTGCCGGACCGGCCTCCACACTTAAACTGGTGGTGGGGGTGCTGATATTGGTTTTCGCGCTCCCCAGCGGCTGGCTGGCCGATAAGGTCGGCAGAAAAAGATTGGTGGCCCTCAGTGGGATTCTGGCAACCGCAGGTACAGTGATTTTGCTGCTTTCCCCGACGCTGAACGTCATTATGATCGGTGGCAGCATTGTTGGCGCGGGCATTGGGATGTTCTTTGCAACGAGTTGGGCATTGGGAACCGACATCGTCCCCAAGAGAGCTGCTGGCAAATTCCTGGGTATCTCCAATCTGGCCGGTGCGGGCGCAGGCGCAGTTGGCGCCTATATCGGCGGCCCCATCGCCGATTATTTCACCATCCATTTCCCCCAACTGCCAGGGCTTGGCTATATGGTGATTTTTGGAATCTACGCGGCTTTATTCTTGATTTCTACTATTGTGCTTATCAAAGTGCCTGAGCCGCGCATCTAG
- a CDS encoding FtsX-like permease family protein: MFTAMWRKLSADIRTNKLQFLLIGGVLTLSAMLLTVSLLVMGSADEPWDRTFEATNGPHVWVVSHQNDLDFSPLTQNPAVSETSGVILALAENPLVLGDEKVPLFLYAMNEPPPVAHPLLADGRWLEPANPDEIVLDFSLAKFHAFQVGDVVTILGADGNRALKVVGLAVTAHWFPYNEITKDTSPGVGYTSQSTLENLQPDSNSWYSVVGLRLNDPEASKEIADLAFDVLPGKLQSVIEWQYVKENAALANTLNAMFMGLFSVLGLVAVGMIIFNTIGGQVLSQYREIGLLKAVGFTPRQVTLLFLGEHLTLGLAAAPLGVVFGLALAPGLVGTMAENLNTTPPDIYTPGPLIGVLILVEVAVALATLLPALQGGRINAVQAITVGYRSRHPRASLLGRLAGWLRFPSVIVLGVKDTFSRPLRATLAISSLLLTVLIAITAVGAQGTTDSLADNRYYFNGTTADMKIARNFVPHAIIADGILSNPEVVDFYEESFVYGQVPGHGDQPLAVRLLQGNYQNFDFPMNEGRMIAAPGEAVAGYAVIELMGAQIGDTVEILVDGEPIQVTLVGRNMENFNLNKVIITSLETYREQAVSDAQPTNYYLRLNDITLAEELRREWLDVSHGLINVNVTTREPMTSVVQLTNLIASLAVILMVVAAANLMSTSLLSIRERVRDFGIQKTIGLTPAQIAGSVVIGAVTIALIALLLGVTLGMIVLVRFIGQVGIAIGAGPDLYVIDWGWISLLLPILVLLAIVSSLLPAYRAARLQVTEALRYE; this comes from the coding sequence ATGTTTACTGCTATGTGGCGCAAACTGAGCGCTGACATCCGCACGAACAAGCTTCAATTCTTGCTTATCGGAGGCGTGCTGACCCTCTCGGCGATGTTGTTGACCGTCTCCCTTTTGGTGATGGGCAGCGCCGATGAGCCGTGGGATCGTACCTTTGAAGCCACCAACGGCCCCCATGTATGGGTGGTCAGCCACCAGAATGATTTGGATTTCAGCCCATTGACGCAAAACCCGGCAGTCAGCGAGACCAGTGGGGTGATTCTGGCACTGGCGGAAAACCCCCTGGTGTTGGGCGACGAGAAAGTTCCGCTTTTTCTGTATGCAATGAATGAACCGCCTCCTGTGGCGCATCCCCTGTTGGCTGATGGCCGCTGGCTGGAGCCTGCCAACCCCGACGAAATCGTGCTGGATTTCAGCCTGGCGAAGTTCCACGCTTTTCAAGTGGGCGATGTGGTCACGATTTTAGGTGCAGATGGCAATCGGGCGTTGAAGGTGGTTGGACTGGCGGTAACGGCTCACTGGTTCCCGTATAACGAGATTACCAAAGACACATCCCCAGGCGTTGGTTATACCAGCCAGTCCACGCTGGAAAATTTACAACCCGACTCGAATTCTTGGTATTCGGTGGTTGGCCTGCGTTTGAATGACCCCGAAGCCAGCAAAGAAATTGCTGATTTGGCCTTTGATGTGTTACCCGGCAAACTGCAATCAGTGATCGAATGGCAATATGTCAAAGAGAATGCTGCTTTGGCCAATACGCTCAACGCTATGTTTATGGGGTTGTTCAGCGTTTTGGGATTGGTCGCGGTGGGCATGATTATCTTCAACACCATCGGCGGGCAGGTACTCAGCCAGTACCGCGAGATCGGTCTGCTCAAGGCGGTAGGTTTTACCCCGCGGCAGGTTACGCTGCTCTTTTTGGGCGAGCATCTGACTCTTGGGTTGGCCGCTGCGCCTTTGGGAGTTGTTTTTGGTTTAGCCCTCGCACCGGGTTTGGTAGGCACGATGGCAGAAAATCTGAACACCACGCCGCCCGATATCTACACCCCCGGTCCGCTGATTGGTGTGCTGATCCTGGTGGAAGTGGCGGTTGCCCTGGCAACACTCTTGCCCGCCTTGCAAGGCGGACGCATCAACGCAGTGCAGGCGATTACGGTGGGGTACCGCAGCCGCCATCCGCGCGCTTCTTTGTTGGGGCGGTTAGCCGGATGGCTGCGTTTTCCGTCGGTGATTGTGCTGGGCGTCAAAGATACTTTTTCGCGACCTCTACGGGCAACGCTGGCGATTTCCAGTTTGCTGTTGACGGTGCTGATAGCCATTACAGCGGTTGGCGCGCAGGGCACTACGGATTCTTTGGCCGACAATCGCTACTACTTCAACGGGACCACCGCCGATATGAAGATCGCGCGCAACTTTGTGCCTCATGCCATCATTGCCGATGGAATTCTGTCCAACCCTGAAGTGGTCGATTTTTACGAAGAATCATTTGTCTACGGACAGGTTCCAGGGCATGGCGATCAGCCTTTGGCGGTGCGCTTATTGCAGGGCAATTATCAGAATTTCGATTTCCCGATGAATGAAGGCCGTATGATCGCCGCTCCGGGCGAAGCTGTGGCGGGTTACGCGGTTATTGAATTGATGGGCGCTCAGATTGGAGATACTGTTGAGATTCTAGTAGATGGCGAACCGATTCAAGTGACTCTTGTAGGGCGGAATATGGAAAACTTCAACCTGAATAAAGTGATTATTACCAGTTTGGAGACGTATCGAGAGCAGGCGGTTTCCGATGCTCAACCCACGAATTACTACCTGCGTTTGAACGATATTACATTGGCGGAGGAACTTCGCCGAGAGTGGTTGGATGTTTCTCATGGATTGATCAATGTCAATGTCACGACCAGGGAACCCATGACATCTGTGGTTCAGTTGACGAATTTGATCGCCAGTTTAGCAGTGATTCTGATGGTTGTGGCGGCTGCCAACTTGATGAGTACCAGTCTTTTGAGTATTCGCGAACGGGTGCGCGATTTTGGAATCCAGAAAACGATAGGACTGACCCCCGCCCAAATTGCGGGAAGTGTAGTGATTGGTGCTGTAACTATCGCGCTAATTGCCTTGCTGCTTGGTGTTACTCTAGGGATGATTGTGCTGGTCCGATTTATCGGGCAGGTGGGTATCGCCATCGGCGCCGGGCCAGATTTATACGTGATTGATTGGGGTTGGATCAGCCTGTTGCTGCCCATCTTGGTGCTATTGGCAATCGTCAGTAGCTTGCTGCCCGCTTACCGCGCTGCCCGCCTGCAAGTTACCGAAGCGCTGCGCTACGAGTAA